From the Salvelinus sp. IW2-2015 unplaced genomic scaffold, ASM291031v2 Un_scaffold10450, whole genome shotgun sequence genome, the window TAAAGACTCTGGGTCATTCCTCGCCAAGTGATTCTGTAGGACGTCCTCCGCCAGACTCTAGCCCCTCTTACTTCCGCACGGCAGGGCCTATCCAGAGTTGAAGAATGAACTGGCTGTCCGTCCTTCAGAGGGGGCGTGTCCCCTTCAAGTGATTGTATGAAAAATCATCTGTTGAACGAAACACAATGTACCAAGAGGGGGGGTTCAGGAGTGTAACGTGAAGGCCCAGGCAAGTAAACGTGAACGGGGCGGGGCGTTACACGTGAGGTAAGTTCGGGCGGGGGCGTAAATCCGGGTGAAGGTCGAGGGTGTACCGTGAAGGTCGGGGTGTACCCGGGGAGGGCAATCGGGTGTAACCAGTCAGGGAAAGGTTGGGTGTACCAGTGAAGGCTTGGGGTGTACCGTGAAGGTCGGGTGTAACGTGACCGTCGGTGTAACGTGAGGTCGGGTGCTAACGTGAAGGGCATGGGTGTAACGTGAAGGTCCGGGTGTTAACGGTGAAGGTCAGGAGTGGCACCGGAAGGTCAGGGTGACCGTGAAAGTCAGGTGTAACGTGAAAGGTCAAAGGGTGCAACCGTGAAGTCAAGGTGTAACGGAAGGTAGGGTCACCGTGAAGGTCAGGGTGTATACGTGAATGGCCAGGGCATTCAGTTCACTCAAAGGGTCAGGGTGTATACGTGAAGAGTCGGGTGTAACGTGAAGGGGCAGGGTTACACGTGAAGTCAGGGTGTAAACGTGCAAGAATCAGGTGTTGTAACGTGAAGGCCAGGGGCATTCAGGAACCAAGAGGGTCAGGGTGTAATGTGAAGTCAGCGGTGTAACGtgaaggtcagggtgtgacgtgaAGTCGGGGTGATAGACGTGAAGACCCGGGCATTCCGTCACCAAGAGGGGTCAGGGTTTACGTGAAAAGGTCAGGGTAGTATACGTAAGGTCAGGGTGTAACGTACGAAGGTCAGGGTGTAAACGTAATGGGTCCGGGTGTAACGTGAAGGTCCAGGGTGTAACGTGAAGGTCCGGGTGTAACGTAAGGTCAGGGTGGTAACGTGCAGGTCCGGGTGTAACGTGCAAGGTCCGGAGTGTCAACGTGAAGGTCCGGGTGTAACGTGAAAGGTCCAGGGTGTAATCGTGAAGGTCAGGTGTAACGTGAAGTCAGACACCAAGAGGGTCAATACCACTGGTTAGTGTGGAGGACTAATGGGTCCAGCTTAGATACCTGCTGACTGATCCTTAGGTGGAGGGACTAACCCAGCTGTTGAGATGATACTGCTGACTGATCCTAGGTGGAGGGACTAACCCAAGCTGTTGGATGACTACTGCTACTGAGATCCTAGGGGAGGGCTAACACCAGCTGTTGGATGATACTTGCTGACTGGATTCCATAGGTGGAGGGACTAACCAGCTGTTGAGATGATAACTGTGACTGATCCTAGGTGGAGGGACTAACTCAGCGTGATGATACTGTCGTGACTGACTCCTGGTGTACGGGCTCACTCCAGCTGTTTTGGATGAACTTGGCGATCTGATCCTAGTGGAGGGACTAACCCAAACTGTTGATGAACTGCTGATGATCCTTAGGTGGAGGATAACCAGCTGTTGTATGATTACTGGTGATGATCCTAGGTGAGGGACTAACCCAGCTGTTGGATGATACTGGTGACTGATCCATAGGTTGGCAGGGACTAACCCAGCTGTTGGGACATGATACGCGTGACGATCCTAAGAGTGGAGGGACTCAACTCCAGCTGTTGGATGATACTGCGACTGACCAGCTAGAGAGGGACTAACCCAGCTGTTGGATGAACGTGTTTGACTGATCCTAAGGTTAGTGTTGAGGCGACTACCACAGCTGTGTGGATGATTTACCTTGCTGACCTATCCTAGGTGGACGGACAACCCCCAGCTGTTGGATGATCTGTGACTTGATTCCTAGTGGAGGGGACTAACCCCTGTTGGATGAATACTGGTGACTGATCAGGTGGAGGACTAACCAGCTGTTGGATGATACTGGCTGACTGATCCTAGGTGGAGGGACTAACCCACTGTTGAATAACTGTGATGATCCTAGGTGGAGGACTAACCCACTGTTGGAATGATACTGGTGCTGATCCTAGGTGGGAGGGACTAACCCAGCTGTTGGATGATATCTGCTGACTGATCCTCGGTGGGGGACTAACCCAGCTTTTGGATGATACTGGTGAACTGATTCCTAGGTGAGTGAGGGGACTAACCCAGCTGTTGGGATGATACTGGTGACTGATCCTAGGTGAGAGGACCTAACCAGCTGTTGGATGATACTTCTGACTGATCTAGTGGAGGACTAACCAGCTGGTTATGATAGCTGATATCTAGGTGAGCTAACGGTTGGATTACTCTACATTCATAGGTGAGGATGGGACTAACCCAGCTGTTGGATGATACTGCTTGACATGATCCTAGGGCAAGTATCTCCGCCCTCCTCTGTAGAACAACAGTAAACTCCCGACAGGCAGGCAactcctaacacacacaacacatcatgaTGTTCAATGTGAATAACCGACGCTATTTTATTTTTACTCCGAAGTTTTGAATTCCCGAGagtagaggttagagagagagggcccAGGGGTAGATGAGTAGTAGGCCCAAGGGGTTCGATGAGAAGAGGCCAGGGTTTGAGAGAGAGCCAAGGGTAGAGAGAACGAGGCCAGGGGTTAGAAGAGAGAGGCCAGGGTTAGAGAAGAGGCCAAcaggggttagagagaggggccaggggttagagagagaggccaggggttagagagagaggccaggggttagagagagaggccaggggttagagagagaggccaggggttagagagagaggccaggggtTAGAGTTCAGGGGTACCTCAGGCAGGGTCTCGTCCAGGGTTTTGATGGCACAGGGTTTCCTTGCCCGACTGAagccttcatcatcatcatcatcttcctgACCTAACACAACAGCCAGCGTCACACCGGAGGAAGAGGAGTCTGAATCACTGTCTGAGGAGGAGCTGCTGCCGTCCCGCTGGTCCCTGACACACATACCGTCCTGTAACGTCAGCAGTACCTGGGGGGGGTCCTGGGGGAGGTCCTGAGAGGGGTCCTGGGGGAGGTCCTGGGAGAGGTCCTGGGGGAGGTcctgggggaggtgtgtgtgtgtagttccgTCTCCCAGCTCGGAGCTCGAGACAGAGCTGAGATTCTCTGTAACCTccatctcctctgctcctcccgtTAAGTCTCCCGGTAAACGGCTGTCTGAGGTCACGGAGGTCAGTCCCTGAGGTTCTGTCTCAGCTGTGTGTCCGTCCTCCAGGTGCTCGGTGCTGGTACCGCCGTTAAGTTCCAGTTCCTCTCCGTGTGTCTCTGCTGAGCTCTGCAGAACCTCCGGTACCACAGCCGTCTCCTCTGGTTGGGCCTCCATCCCGTTACTGGGTAGAGACTATGACACCTGGGGACAAAGACACCACAACTACAATCAACTGGGTAATAGTCACTAGGAACCACACAGAACGGGAGCTAAGAGACGCAAACGGAACAGAGTGGGAGGGATAAGAAACGCTTAGGCCTagttttgttgcaaaacgttgtTGTActttgtgcactaatgaatacacccctggttgCCTCACAAATCACAAGTTCTGGACCTGGATACTCTGAGAGAGGGAGTTGATATTCAGGTCCCACTGGAGGCTAAGAGtggtgtgaggagagagggggtcgATATTCAGGTCCCACTGGAGGCTAAGAGTGGTGTGAGGaggacaactaacttcacatttcatctctaccaaacattctctttgatttggacattttccacacaacgttacaatgtataaacatcaagcatatacgaggaaaactcttaacgttacaatgttttcatCATAACATCATCaattaacctttaataacaaaacaaaaatgacatatattttcatattccatctatcgtcatgaccaccattgtaGTTGACGGAAAcattgttccaaagtccctttattgcatgtACAGTTCTGAGACTGGTCCTCCATAGTGAGAGGGACAAAGGAATGTGGTCTGTGGCTTCAGAATTACCATGGGgtgaggggtcataaaacccccacatcttcagaccCCCTAGATCTCTCCTCTGTTGGGGTTGAGGGTCAGgtggtctcctgtaacctgacctgatcaggacagtcatgacattgGCTAGCTACCTTTAGGTTGTCTTTGCCCCCGTTCTCTCCAACAGTTGTATTTTAAATCGTGCTAGTAGCTTTACAAACAACAGCTCCTCTTTATTGTTATCCTTGTGACTAATGTAGCTACTTCTGTCAGAACAGGACAGATTCTTCTTCTTTTGGGATTGGGTTGGCACATCGCATCTGACTTAAGGTGcgtacaccgccacctactggagTGTGAGGTCAGTCACAGCCTCCCTACATTAATTCTCTTCATTAGTCCTGTTCCTCTAAGACCGTGAACTAGAGCCCTAGCACCACTCACCCCTACTCGTCCTCACACCACTCTTAGCCTCCAGTGGGACCTGAATATcgaccccctctctcctcacaccaCTCTTAGCCTCCAGTGGGACCTGATATcgaccccctctctcctcacaccaCTCTTAGCCTCCAGTGGACCTGAATAtcgaccccctctctctcacaccactctTAGCCTCCAGTGGGACCTGAATATcgaccccctctctcctcacaccaTCTTAGCCTCCAGTGGGACCTGAATATacgcccctctctcctcacaccaCTCTTAGCCTCCAGTGGGACCTGAATATcgaccccctctctcctccaccactctTAGCCTCCAGTGGGACCTGAATATAcaacccctctctcctcacaccaCTCTTAGCCTCCAGTGGGACCTGAATAtcaaccccctctctcctcacaccaCTCTTAGCCTCCAGTGGGACCTGAATAtcaaccccctctctcctcacaccaCTCTTAGCCTCCAGTGGGACCTGAATAtcaaccccctctctcctcacaccaCTCTTAGCCTCCAGTGGGACCTGAATATcgacccccctctctccttcacaccaCTCTTAGCCTCCAGTGGGACCTGAATATCAACCCTCTCTCCTCACACCACTCTTAGCCTCCAGTGGGACCTGAATATCAACTCCCTCTCTNNNNNNNNNNNNNNNNNNNNNNNNNNNNNNNNNNNNNNNNNNNNNNNNNNNNNNNNNNNNNNNNNNNNNNNNNNNNNNNNNNNNNNNNNNNNNNNNNNNNNNNNNNNNNNNNNNNNNNNNNNNNNNNNNNNNNNNNNNNNNNNNNNNNNNNNNNNNNNNNNNNNNNNNNNNNNNNNNNNNNNNNNNNNNNNNNNNNNNNNNNNNNNNNNNNNNNNNNNNNNNNNNNNNNNNNNNNNNNNNNNNNNNNNNNNNNNNNNNNNNNNNNNNNNNNNNNNNNNNNNNNNNNNNNNNNNNNNNNNNNNNNNNNNNNNNNNNNNNNNNNNNNNNNNNNNNNNNNNNNNNNNNNNNNNNNNNNNNNNNNNNNNNNNNNNNNNNNNNNNNNNNNNNNNNNNNNNNNNNNNNNNNNNNNNNNNNNNNNNNNNNNNNNNNNNNNNNNNNNNNNNNNNNNNNNNNNNNNNNNNNNNNNNNNNNNNNNNNNNNNNNNNNNNNNNNNNNNNNNNNNNNNNNNNNNNNNNNNNNNNNNNNNNNNNNNNNNNNNNNNNNNNNNNNNNNNNNNNNNNNNNNNNNNNNNNNNNNNNNNNNNNNNNNNNNNNNNNNNNNNNNNNNNNNNNNNNNNNNNNNNNNNNNNNNNNNNNNNNNNNNNNNNNNNNNNNNNNNNNNNNNNNNNNNNNNNNNNNNNNNNNNNNNNNNNNNNNNNNNNNNNNNNNNNNNNNNNNNNNNNNNNNNNNNNNNNNNNNNNNNNNNNNNNNNNNNNNNNNNNNNNNNNNNNNNNNNNNNNNNNNNNNNNNNNNNNNNNNNNNNNNNNNNNNNNNNNNNNNNNNNNNNNNNNNNNNNNNNNNNNNNNNNNNNNNNNNNNNNNNNNNNNNNNNNNNNNNNNNNNNNNNNNNNNNNNNNNNNNNNNNNNNNNNNNNNNNNNNNNNNNNNNNNNNNNNNNNNNNNNNNNNNNNNNNNNNNNNNNNNNNNNNNNNNNNNNNNNNNNNNNNNNNNNNNNNNNNNNNNNNNNNNNNNNNNNNNNNNNNNNNNNNNNNNNNNNNNNNNNNNNNNNNNNNNNNNNNNNNNNNNNNNNNNNNNNNNNNNNNNNNNNNNNNNNNNNNNNNNNNNNNNNNNNNNNNNNNNNNNNNNNNNNNNNNNNNNNNNNNNNNNNNNNNNNNNNNNNNNNNNNNNNNNNNNNNNNNNNNNNNNNNNNNNNNNNNNNNNNNNNNNNNNNNNNNNNNNNNNNNNNNNNNNNNNNNNNNNNNNNNNNNNNNNNNNNNNNNNNNNNNNNNNNNNNNNNNNNNNNNNNNNNNNNNNNNNNNNNNNNNNNNNNNNNNNNNNNNNNNNNNNNNNNNNNNNNNNNNNNNNNNNNNNNNNNNNNNNNNNNNNNNNNNNNNNNNNNNNNNNNNNNNNNNNNNNNNNNNNNNNNNNNNNNNNNNNNNNNNNNNNNNNNNNNNNNNNNNNNNNNNNNNNNNNNNN encodes:
- the LOC112079945 gene encoding uncharacterized protein codes for the protein MEAQPEETAVVPEVLQSSAETHGEELELNGGTSTEHLEDGHTAETEPQGLTSVTSDSRLPGDLTGGAEEMEVTENLSSVSSSELGDGTTHTHLPQDLPQDLSQDLPQDPSQDLPQDPPQVLLTLQDGMCVRDQRDGSSSSSDSDSDSSSSGVTLAVVLGQEDDDDDEGFSRARKPCAIKTLDETLPEVPLNSNPWPLSLTPGLSL